From the Solanum stenotomum isolate F172 chromosome 4, ASM1918654v1, whole genome shotgun sequence genome, one window contains:
- the LOC125861813 gene encoding V-type proton ATPase catalytic subunit A, with the protein MPSIVGGPMTTFEDSEKESEYGYVRKVSGPVVVADGMGGAAMYELVRVGHDNLIGEIIRLEGDSATIQVYEETAGLMVNDPVLRTHKPLSVELGPGILGNIFDGIQRPLKTIAKRSGDVYIPRGVSVPALDKDILWEFQPKKIGEGDLLTGGDLYATVFENSLMEHRVALPPDAMGKITYIAPAGQYSLNDTVLELEFQGVKKQVTMLQTWPVRSPRPVASKLAADTPLLTGQRVLDALFPSVLGGTCAIPGAFGCGKTVISQALSKYSNSDTVVYVGCGERGNEMAEVLMDFPQLTMTLPDGREESVMKRTTLVANTSNMPVAAREASIYTGITIAEYFRDMGYNVSMMADSTSRWAEALREISGRLAEMPADSGYPAYLAARLASFYERAGKVKCLGGPERTGSVTIVGAVSPPGGDFSDPVTSATLGIVQVFWGLDKKLAQRKHFPSVNWLISYSKYSGALESFYEKFDPDFINIRTKAREVLQREDDLNEIVQLVGKDALAETDKITLETAKLLREDYLAQNAFTPYDKFCPFYKSVWMLRNIIHFYNLANQAVERGAGMDGQKITYTLIKHRLGDLFYRLVSQKFEDPAEGEDVLVGKFQKLHDDLVAGFRNLEDETR; encoded by the exons GTGTCTGGACCAGTGGTTGTTGCTGATGGAATGGGGGGAGCTGCCATGTACGAACTAGTTCGTGTTGGACATGACAATCTCATTGGTGAAATTATTAGGTTGGAAGGAGATTCTGCTACAATTCAAG TTTATGAAGAAACAGCTGGTCTAATGGTGAATGATCCCGTGCTACGTACACACAAG CCTCTGTCAGTAGAGCTGGGTCCTGGAATATTAGGAAACATCTTCGATGGCATTCAG AGGCCTCTGAAGACAATTGCAAAAAGGTCTGGTGATGTCTACATCCCTCGTGGTGTGTCTGTTCCGGCCCTGGACAAGGATATACTATGGGAATTTCAGCCTAAGAAAATAG GTGAGGGAGATCTCTTAACAGGTGGAGATTTGTATGCT ACCGTCTTTGAGAACAGTTTAATGGAACATCGTGTTGCTCTTCCTCCTGATGCCATGGGAAAGATCACTTACATTGCTCCAGCTGGTCAATACTCTTTGAAT GATACTGTTCTTGAGCTCGAGTTTCAAGGCGTCAAAAAGCAAGTGACTATGCTTCAG ACTTGGCCTGTACGTTCTCCTAGACCCGTAGCATCAAAGTTAGCTGCTGATACCCCTCTTCTTACTGGACAG CGTGTTCTTGATGCCCTATTCCCCTCAGTGCTTGGTGGTACTTGTGCCATACCTGGTGCATTTGGCTGTGGTAAGACAGTGATTAGTCAAGCCCTTTCCAAG TACTCTAACTCGGATACTGTCGTGTATGTTGGTTGTGGGGAACGAGGGAATGAAATGGCAGAG GTACTTATGGATTTCCCTCAATTGACAATGACATTGCCTGATGGGCGTGAAGAGTCTGTCATGAAACGTACCACACTTGTCGCTAATACTTCAAACATGCCCGTGGCTGCTCGTGAGGCCTCGATCTATACAG GTATTACTATAGCAGAATACTTCAGAGACATGGGCTACAATGTCAGTATGATGGCAGATTCGACCTCTCGCTGGGCCGAAGCTTTACGTGAAATCTCAGGTCGATTG GCAGAAATGCCTGCAGACAGTGGATATCCTGCTTATTTGGCAGCACGTTTGGCATCTTTCTATGAGCGTGCTGGTAAAGTTAAGTGTCTTGGTGGACCAGAGAGAACTGGTAGTGTGACAATTGTTGGTGCTGTTTCTCCTCCTGGAGGAGATTTTTCAGATCCTGTTACATCTGCAACTCTTGGTATTGTTCAG GTCTTCTGGGGTTTGGACAAGAAATTGGCTCAGAGGAAACACTTTCCCTCTGTAAATTGGCTTATTTCCTATTCAAAATACTCGGGG GCACTCGAGTCCTTTTATGAGAAGTTTGATCCTGATTTTATTAACATAAGGACAAAAGCCCGTGAGGTGCTGCAGAGGGAGGATGACCTAAATGAAATTGTTCAA CTTGTCGGAAAGGATGCTTTAGCTGAAACAGATAAGATTACCTTGGAAACTGCAAAACTTTTAAGGGAGGACTACCTTGCACAAAATGCTTTTACGCC ATATGATAAGTTCTGCCCTTTCTACAAATCTGTTTGGATGTTGCGCAACATCATCCACTTCTATAACTTGGCCAACCAG GCCGTTGAACGAGGAGCTGGTATGGATGGACAGAAAATCACTTACACTCTCATTAAGCACCGTCTAGGAGATTTGTTCTACCGTTTGGT GTCCCAAAAGTTTGAGGATCCAGCTGAAGGAGAGGATGTTCTGGTGGGCAAGTTTCAGAAGCTTCACGATGATTTGGTTGCTGGTTTCCGCAACCTTGAGGACGAGACTCGATAA